A DNA window from Mastomys coucha isolate ucsf_1 unplaced genomic scaffold, UCSF_Mcou_1 pScaffold21, whole genome shotgun sequence contains the following coding sequences:
- the Gvqw3 gene encoding LOW QUALITY PROTEIN: protein GVQW3 (The sequence of the model RefSeq protein was modified relative to this genomic sequence to represent the inferred CDS: inserted 2 bases in 2 codons; deleted 2 bases in 1 codon; substituted 3 bases at 3 genomic stop codons), translating into MSGRYLEQRISIKFXVKSNKSASKTHHHLLKEAXGDEVMTRASIFDWHGRFKEGCEDVRDNAGSSRPVTHRTDANIQKVEDXCVNKQLTMRRMAEELNLEKEAIRFVLKEGLNMRKMSIKVIASIYKDQLKLGKFECPSGHSKEIRNSSLXVREKITRSEMWSHLQQKAGGEMSLPVXNPRSHSPASQLLQGPSSASIPTKAAQDCLTS; encoded by the exons ATGAGTGGCCGCTATTTAGAACAAAGAATTAGTATCAAAT CCGTAAAATCGAACAAGTCTGCAAGTAAGACCCACCACCATCTTTTGAAAGAAGCGTAAGGGGATGAAGTGATGACGAGGGCATCAATTTTTGACTGGCACGGAAGGTTTAAAGAAGGGTGTGAAGATGTCCGAGATAATGCAGGAAGTAGCCGTCCAGTCACCCACAGGACGGATGCAAATATCCAGAAGGTCGAGG TTTGTGTAAACAAGCAGTTAACGATGAGAAGGATGGCTGAAGAATTAAATTTAGAGAAAGAAGCCATTAGATTCGTTCTGAAAGAAGGCCTGAACATGAGAAAAATGTCTATCAAAGTTATAGCAAGTATTTATAAGGATCAGCTTAAACTTGGGAAATTTGAATGCCCATCTGGTCATTCAAAGGAAATTAGGAACTCTAGCTTATAGGTGAGAGAAAAGATAACAAGATCTGAGATGTGGAGTCATCTGCAGCAAAAAGCTGGTGGGGAA ATGTCTCTGCCTGTGTAGAATCCCAGAAGTCACTCCCCTGCCAGCCAGCTTCTGCAGGGACCATCCTCAGCAAGCATCCCCACCAAGGCTGCTCAGGATTGTCTCACATCCTGA